Proteins encoded within one genomic window of Cellulomonas xiejunii:
- a CDS encoding Gfo/Idh/MocA family protein, protein MARTEDPRTAPPIRWGIIGAGGIASQFANSVREFTRAQLVAVGSRHRDRAERFATAHGIPTTHVGYRDLVEDPQVDVVYVATPHSEHREHALLAIAAGKHVLVEKAFARNTAEAREVLDAARAAGVFVMEAMWTRFLPHVAALHQVIDSGEIGEIVNIRADHGHHFPFDPTSRLYDPALAGGALLDLGVYPVSWAHDFLGVPAGVHAFGQLTETGVDGQVSMILDYGNGTQATLNTTLWSRTPTTSSISGTEGYIRVAGPFYGPTSFRLERRDGRQWTFDLPAARGLQYEAAEVARRVAAGDTESPLMTWQGTLDVMTTLDEIRRQVGVVYPGEQPA, encoded by the coding sequence ATGGCACGCACCGAGGACCCCCGCACCGCCCCGCCGATCCGCTGGGGCATCATCGGCGCTGGCGGCATCGCCAGCCAGTTCGCCAACTCCGTGCGTGAGTTCACGCGCGCGCAGCTCGTGGCGGTCGGCTCGCGTCACCGCGACCGTGCCGAGCGGTTCGCCACCGCGCACGGCATCCCGACGACGCACGTGGGCTACCGCGACCTCGTCGAGGACCCGCAGGTCGACGTCGTGTACGTCGCGACCCCGCACTCCGAGCACCGTGAGCACGCGCTGCTCGCGATCGCGGCCGGCAAGCACGTGCTGGTCGAGAAGGCGTTCGCGCGCAACACGGCGGAGGCGCGGGAGGTGCTCGACGCGGCACGTGCGGCCGGCGTCTTCGTCATGGAGGCGATGTGGACGCGGTTCCTGCCGCACGTCGCCGCGCTGCACCAGGTGATCGACTCGGGCGAGATCGGCGAGATCGTCAACATCCGCGCCGACCACGGCCACCACTTCCCGTTCGACCCGACGAGCCGCCTGTACGACCCCGCGCTCGCGGGCGGCGCGCTGCTGGACCTGGGCGTCTACCCGGTGTCGTGGGCGCACGACTTCCTGGGCGTCCCGGCCGGTGTGCACGCGTTCGGCCAGCTCACCGAGACGGGCGTCGACGGGCAGGTGTCGATGATCCTCGACTACGGCAACGGCACGCAGGCGACCCTCAACACGACGCTGTGGTCCAGGACGCCGACGACGTCGTCGATCTCGGGTACCGAGGGGTACATCCGCGTCGCGGGACCGTTCTACGGCCCCACGTCGTTCCGCCTGGAGCGGCGCGACGGACGGCAGTGGACGTTCGATCTGCCGGCCGCGCGCGGTCTGCAGTACGAGGCCGCGGAGGTCGCTCGGCGCGTCGCCGCCGGGGACACCGAGAGCCCGCTGATGACGTGGCAGGGCACGCTCGACGTCATGACGACGCTGGACGAGATCCGTCGGCAGGTCGGGGTCGTCTACCCGGGGGAGCAGCCCGCCTGA
- the tmk gene encoding dTMP kinase yields the protein MDVVADQGPAGLFVSFEGGDGVGKSTQVALLGRHLAALGREVVVTREPGGTPLGVELRRAVLHGEDLDPRTEALLYAADRAHHVASLVRPALERGAVVLTDRYLDSSVAYQGTGRGLGADEVERLSLWAVQGLLPHLTVLLDLDPAVGLARLTGDPDRLESAGDEFHRRTREAFWARAAAEPHRWLVVDASQPAEDVAAQVRARLAPLLAAPAAVPAPAPAPPTAERSVGTPAVPTGGAA from the coding sequence ATCGACGTGGTCGCCGATCAGGGGCCGGCCGGCCTGTTCGTGTCCTTCGAGGGCGGTGACGGCGTCGGCAAGTCCACGCAGGTCGCACTCCTGGGGCGGCACCTCGCCGCCCTGGGGCGCGAGGTCGTCGTGACGCGTGAGCCCGGCGGCACCCCGCTGGGGGTCGAGCTGCGGCGCGCGGTGCTGCACGGCGAGGACCTCGACCCCCGCACGGAGGCCCTGCTGTACGCGGCCGACCGCGCGCACCACGTCGCGTCGCTCGTGCGGCCGGCGCTGGAGCGCGGCGCGGTGGTGCTGACCGACCGCTACCTCGACTCCTCGGTCGCCTACCAGGGCACGGGCCGCGGGCTGGGCGCGGACGAGGTGGAGCGGCTCTCGCTGTGGGCGGTGCAGGGGCTCCTGCCGCACCTGACCGTCCTGCTCGACCTGGACCCCGCCGTGGGGCTGGCCCGGCTCACGGGTGACCCGGACCGGCTGGAGTCGGCGGGCGACGAGTTCCACCGGCGCACGCGTGAGGCGTTCTGGGCCCGCGCCGCCGCGGAGCCGCACCGGTGGCTCGTCGTCGACGCGTCGCAGCCCGCCGAGGACGTCGCGGCGCAGGTCCGTGCGCGCCTCGCGCCGCTGCTCGCGGCACCTGCCGCGGTACCTGCCCCGGCACCCGCCCCCCCGACCGCGGAGCGGTCCGTCGGGACGCCCGCCGTGCCGACGGGTGGTGCGGCATGA
- a CDS encoding DNA polymerase III subunit delta', with protein MSVWDDLVGQEPAVAVLRRAVEDPSAMTHAWLLTGPPGSGRSNAARAFAAALQCVAGGCGTCHACTTVLSGAHPDVTLVATEGVFIRVDTTRPLVELAQRSPSQGRWRVIVVEDADRFNDQSANVLLKAIEEPPPRTVWLLCAPGPEDVLVTIRSRSRAVGLRVPPVDAVAELLVRRDGADPRTALVAARAAQSHIGIARRLARDPLARERRAAVLSLASRVRGVGDAVLAAGDLVETAQADAKAATEERDAAERNELLRGMGAEAANTLPPSLRAQVRQLEEEQKRRATRAQRDVLDRAMVDLLSLYRDVLVVQLDAGVDLVNVEQEDAVRALAAGSTPEQTLRRMDAVGQARTRLAGNVAPLLAVEAMAIALRPQG; from the coding sequence ATGAGCGTGTGGGACGACCTCGTCGGGCAGGAGCCTGCCGTCGCGGTGCTGCGTCGGGCGGTCGAGGACCCGTCGGCGATGACCCACGCGTGGCTGCTCACCGGGCCGCCCGGGTCGGGCCGGTCCAACGCGGCACGCGCGTTCGCGGCGGCCCTGCAGTGCGTGGCCGGAGGCTGCGGCACGTGCCACGCGTGCACCACCGTGCTGTCCGGGGCGCACCCGGACGTCACGCTCGTCGCGACCGAGGGCGTCTTCATCCGCGTCGACACCACGCGCCCGCTCGTGGAGCTCGCGCAGCGTTCGCCGTCGCAGGGCCGTTGGCGGGTCATCGTCGTCGAGGACGCCGACCGGTTCAACGACCAGAGTGCCAACGTGCTGCTCAAGGCCATCGAGGAGCCCCCGCCGCGCACGGTGTGGTTGCTGTGCGCACCGGGCCCCGAGGACGTCCTGGTGACCATCCGTTCGCGCAGCAGGGCCGTGGGCCTGCGCGTGCCGCCCGTCGACGCCGTCGCGGAGCTGCTCGTGCGGCGCGACGGCGCCGACCCGCGCACCGCACTGGTCGCCGCACGCGCCGCCCAGAGCCACATCGGGATCGCACGACGCCTCGCGCGCGACCCGCTGGCACGTGAGCGGCGCGCGGCGGTGCTCTCGCTCGCGTCGCGCGTGCGGGGAGTCGGCGACGCGGTGCTCGCGGCGGGCGACCTCGTCGAGACCGCGCAGGCGGACGCGAAGGCGGCGACGGAGGAGCGGGACGCCGCCGAGCGCAACGAGCTGCTGCGCGGCATGGGGGCCGAGGCGGCGAACACCCTGCCGCCGTCGCTCCGTGCGCAGGTCCGGCAGCTCGAGGAGGAGCAGAAGCGCCGTGCGACGCGCGCGCAGCGCGACGTGCTCGACCGCGCGATGGTCGACCTGCTCTCGCTGTACCGGGACGTGCTCGTCGTGCAGCTCGATGCCGGTGTCGACCTCGTCAACGTCGAGCAGGAGGACGCCGTCCGCGCGCTCGCCGCCGGGAGCACCCCGGAGCAGACGCTGCGCCGTATGGACGCCGTCGGACAGGCACGCACGCGGCTGGCCGGCAACGTGGCCCCTCTCCTGGCCGTCGAGGCGATGGCGATCGCCCTGCGGCCGCAGGGCTGA
- a CDS encoding alpha/beta hydrolase produces MPTRPSLRRCALVALVALGLTGCVAPKHQASSPTSGASASSTSDPALARFYDQVLEWTTCGDEQCADATVPLDWEEPGGETITIALRRAPASSGSPVGSLLVNPGGPGRSAIDTIGFFRQIVSRDVLAAYDLVAFDPRGVQHSSPVTCVDPAELDELAAWVPDWSTDEGIAEAVARNGEFGEACLDRTGPLLGHVDTRSAARDMDVLRAALGDEALTFLGFSYGTELGATYAALFPERVGRFVLDGALDPTLDSGQVAAGQAAGFESALRAYVTDCQAAATCPLDGDVDAGLAQIERLFDRTQANPLPTGTDRELTSSLAFSGVAAALYAQSSWPLLTQALTKAIDAGDGSVLLQLADSYYGRAADGTYASNQNEAFSAILCLDDRPSADPDDMRADAAEVTAVAPTVGQFFSYGGASCAQWPVPAVGSLESYAAEGAAPILVVGTTNDPATPYAWAQSLSELLSSAVLLTYEGEGHTAYGRSNRCVKDAVDTYLLTGEPPADGTTC; encoded by the coding sequence ATGCCGACGCGACCTTCCCTGCGCCGGTGCGCCCTCGTCGCGCTCGTCGCCCTCGGTCTGACCGGATGCGTCGCGCCGAAGCACCAGGCCTCGTCCCCGACCTCCGGCGCGTCGGCGTCCAGCACGTCCGACCCCGCCCTCGCCCGGTTCTACGACCAGGTCCTGGAGTGGACGACCTGCGGCGACGAGCAGTGCGCCGACGCGACGGTGCCCCTCGACTGGGAGGAGCCCGGTGGCGAGACGATCACGATCGCCCTGCGACGCGCGCCGGCGTCCAGTGGGTCACCCGTCGGATCGCTGCTGGTCAACCCGGGCGGGCCGGGCCGTTCCGCGATCGACACGATCGGCTTCTTTCGCCAGATCGTGTCGCGCGACGTGCTCGCGGCGTACGACCTGGTCGCCTTCGACCCGCGCGGCGTGCAGCACTCGTCGCCCGTCACGTGCGTGGACCCGGCCGAGCTCGACGAGCTCGCGGCGTGGGTGCCGGACTGGTCGACCGACGAGGGCATCGCCGAGGCCGTCGCCCGCAACGGTGAGTTCGGTGAGGCGTGCCTGGACCGCACCGGTCCGTTGCTGGGCCACGTCGACACGCGCAGCGCGGCCCGCGACATGGACGTGCTCCGCGCGGCGCTCGGTGACGAGGCACTGACGTTCCTCGGGTTCTCGTACGGGACCGAGCTGGGCGCGACGTACGCGGCACTGTTCCCGGAGCGCGTCGGCCGGTTCGTCCTCGACGGGGCACTGGACCCGACGCTGGACTCGGGCCAGGTCGCAGCCGGCCAGGCCGCGGGGTTCGAGAGCGCGCTGCGGGCCTACGTGACCGACTGCCAGGCCGCGGCGACGTGCCCGCTCGACGGTGACGTCGACGCCGGGCTCGCGCAGATCGAGCGCCTGTTCGACCGGACGCAGGCCAACCCACTGCCGACGGGAACGGACCGTGAGCTCACGTCGTCGCTCGCGTTCAGCGGTGTGGCGGCGGCGCTGTACGCGCAGTCGAGCTGGCCCCTGCTCACGCAGGCGCTGACCAAGGCGATCGACGCCGGCGACGGCTCGGTGCTGCTGCAGCTCGCCGACAGCTACTACGGGCGTGCGGCGGACGGCACGTACGCGTCGAACCAGAACGAGGCGTTCTCCGCGATCCTGTGCCTCGACGACCGGCCGTCGGCAGACCCCGACGACATGCGCGCGGACGCCGCCGAGGTGACGGCCGTCGCCCCGACGGTCGGGCAGTTCTTCTCCTACGGCGGTGCGTCGTGCGCGCAGTGGCCGGTGCCGGCCGTCGGCTCGCTGGAGTCCTACGCCGCGGAGGGCGCCGCGCCGATACTCGTCGTCGGCACCACCAACGACCCGGCGACGCCGTACGCGTGGGCGCAGTCGCTCTCGGAGCTGCTCTCGTCCGCGGTGCTGCTCACCTACGAGGGCGAGGGGCACACCGCGTACGGCCGCTCCAACCGGTGCGTGAAGGACGCGGTGGACACGTACCTGCTGACCGGCGAGCCCCCGGCCGACGGCACGACCTGCTGA
- a CDS encoding LiaI-LiaF-like domain-containing protein, with protein MESRRSYGQVLVGVLVVLAGVVLLLERTGVVEVDLGTVAATLWPLLVVLVGVTSLLLVPRAWFGPAVITASGVVLLLDRLDVLDVSLWEYLWPVAVILIGLGITFGAAARNEREDHVTAIAFWWGTERRTRTQQFRSASLTAIMGGIELDLRDADIQGSARIDVFTFWGGVDIKVPRTWEVRTTGLPLLGGWENKAELPVGGGPVLDVRIVAIMAGAEVRNGKQRVERGIQDAR; from the coding sequence ATGGAGTCTCGGCGCTCGTACGGTCAGGTGCTGGTGGGGGTGCTCGTCGTTCTCGCCGGGGTGGTCCTGCTGCTCGAGCGCACCGGCGTCGTCGAGGTCGACCTGGGGACCGTCGCCGCCACCTTGTGGCCGCTGCTCGTCGTGCTCGTAGGCGTGACGTCGCTGCTGCTGGTGCCGCGTGCGTGGTTCGGGCCCGCGGTGATCACGGCCTCCGGTGTCGTGCTGCTGCTCGACCGGCTCGACGTGCTCGACGTGAGCCTGTGGGAATACCTGTGGCCGGTCGCGGTCATCCTCATCGGGCTCGGCATCACCTTCGGGGCTGCCGCGCGCAACGAGCGGGAGGACCACGTCACGGCGATCGCGTTCTGGTGGGGCACGGAGCGGCGCACCCGCACGCAGCAGTTCCGTTCCGCGAGCCTCACCGCGATCATGGGCGGCATCGAGCTCGACCTGCGCGATGCCGACATCCAGGGGTCGGCCCGCATCGACGTCTTCACGTTCTGGGGCGGCGTCGACATCAAGGTGCCGCGCACGTGGGAGGTCCGCACCACGGGCCTGCCGCTGCTCGGCGGCTGGGAGAACAAGGCCGAGCTGCCCGTGGGCGGGGGACCCGTGCTCGACGTCCGCATCGTCGCGATCATGGCCGGCGCCGAGGTGCGCAACGGCAAGCAGAGGGTCGAGCGCGGCATCCAGGACGCGCGCTGA
- the ligD gene encoding non-homologous end-joining DNA ligase has translation MAQTPAVELDVRGRTVRVSSPDRVVFPERGLTKLDVVRYFLDVGDGILGALLHRPTTLERWPKGVFEGARMATRQDSSGDAFYQKRVPQGAPGYVETSRIAFPSGRTADEVAPTEVAVVVWAANLGTLTFHPWPVVRDDVENPDQVRIDLDPQPGTDFADAARVAPHVRELLAEHGLDGFPKTSGGRGLHVFVPIVPEWSFTDARRATIAFGRELERRLPDDVTMKWWKEERGSKIFVDYNQMARDRTIASAYSIRSNPRATVSAPLTWDEVPDVHPDDFDVLTMPERFATVGDLYAPLVAHTTPRYRIDSLLELAERQERDEGHGDLPYPPEYPKMPGEPKRVQPSKDRDRPR, from the coding sequence ATGGCACAGACCCCCGCGGTGGAGCTGGACGTGCGCGGCCGGACCGTGCGCGTCAGCAGCCCGGACCGCGTCGTGTTCCCGGAGCGCGGGCTGACCAAGCTCGACGTGGTGCGGTACTTCCTCGACGTCGGTGACGGCATCCTCGGTGCGCTGCTGCACCGGCCGACCACCCTCGAGCGCTGGCCGAAGGGCGTGTTCGAGGGCGCGCGGATGGCGACGCGGCAGGACTCGTCGGGGGACGCGTTCTACCAGAAGCGCGTGCCGCAGGGCGCCCCGGGGTACGTGGAGACGTCGAGGATCGCGTTCCCGTCGGGGCGGACGGCCGACGAGGTCGCCCCGACCGAGGTCGCGGTGGTCGTGTGGGCGGCGAACCTGGGCACGCTGACGTTCCACCCGTGGCCCGTGGTCCGCGACGACGTCGAGAACCCCGACCAGGTGCGCATCGACCTCGACCCGCAGCCCGGTACCGACTTCGCCGACGCCGCCCGCGTCGCCCCGCACGTGCGCGAGCTGCTCGCCGAGCACGGCCTGGACGGCTTCCCCAAGACGTCGGGCGGGCGCGGCCTGCACGTCTTCGTCCCGATCGTGCCGGAGTGGTCGTTCACCGACGCCCGCCGGGCCACCATCGCGTTCGGCCGCGAGCTGGAGCGGCGGCTGCCCGACGACGTCACGATGAAGTGGTGGAAGGAGGAGCGCGGGTCGAAGATCTTCGTCGACTACAACCAGATGGCCCGGGACCGCACCATCGCGTCGGCGTACTCCATCCGCTCCAACCCGCGCGCGACCGTGTCCGCACCGCTGACCTGGGACGAGGTGCCGGACGTGCATCCCGACGACTTCGACGTCCTGACGATGCCCGAGCGTTTCGCCACGGTCGGTGACCTCTACGCGCCGCTCGTCGCCCACACCACGCCCCGCTACCGGATCGACTCGCTCCTGGAGCTCGCCGAGCGCCAGGAACGCGACGAGGGCCACGGCGACCTGCCGTACCCGCCGGAGTACCCGAAGATGCCCGGTGAGCCCAAGCGGGTGCAGCCGAGCAAGGACCGCGACCGCCCGCGCTGA
- a CDS encoding PspC domain-containing protein translates to MDSVRETFARAGLSRPQTGRWLAGVCAGVAARLGIDTWIVRLVLLLLLVLPGSPFVIYAILWICMPPQGWIPPVRTP, encoded by the coding sequence ATGGACTCGGTACGCGAGACGTTCGCACGTGCAGGGCTGTCACGGCCGCAGACCGGGCGCTGGCTGGCCGGGGTGTGCGCGGGCGTGGCGGCGAGGCTCGGGATCGACACCTGGATCGTGCGCCTCGTGCTGCTCCTGCTGCTCGTCCTGCCGGGGAGCCCGTTCGTCATCTACGCGATCCTGTGGATCTGCATGCCGCCCCAGGGCTGGATCCCGCCGGTCCGCACCCCCTAG
- a CDS encoding ATP-binding protein, with protein MGEVRDLRSRRGTPPPLLDDEVVLTAERSAPRQARHWVMRAVADAGVGGTSNQVIELLAGELVSNAVVHGPAGEPVRVAVRVDGPVVRVAVTDRGGGVPQVRHPEPTAASGRGMALVDALSTAWGSAQSPDAGTTVWFEVDTDE; from the coding sequence GTGGGAGAAGTCCGTGACCTTCGCAGCCGCCGTGGCACACCCCCGCCCCTGCTCGACGACGAGGTGGTCCTGACCGCCGAGCGCAGTGCACCTCGCCAGGCGCGGCACTGGGTGATGCGCGCGGTCGCCGACGCGGGCGTCGGAGGCACGTCCAACCAGGTCATCGAGCTGCTCGCGGGTGAGCTGGTGTCCAACGCCGTCGTGCACGGCCCGGCCGGGGAGCCGGTCCGGGTGGCGGTGCGCGTGGACGGGCCCGTCGTCCGCGTCGCCGTCACCGACCGCGGTGGCGGTGTCCCGCAGGTGCGCCACCCTGAGCCGACCGCGGCCAGCGGACGCGGCATGGCGCTCGTCGACGCGCTGTCGACCGCGTGGGGCTCGGCGCAGTCGCCGGACGCCGGCACGACCGTGTGGTTCGAGGTCGACACCGACGAGTGA
- a CDS encoding chromosome partitioning protein, with protein sequence MTRKSGNVAMEPSTSTGAVEATAVGSTAPTTGAVAAAPQGPDRPVHLPQISAEVREDGTGEISVDGVRESIAMADLAEAGAAITGRIAALAAEAGRPLPVEVRDPDGLWALLIHPDGRVDEADETDLAALSAPVPVVDPAWSQPDPLSAPTPVVPTGATPAVPTGATPAVPTGATPAVPHGAPPAVPSHVDADPVPSGEQPVAPEPVAAAPTAESRGAARGETRAERRADTGSLPTLDDLLAARHPAHEGPAEHGWQRTVRRLTLGAVKPQPGAAERARRSQVGAIRRTFDGPRTVVVVNPKGGAHKTTATMLLASTFGLARGGYTLAWDNNETRGTLGWRSSHADHQRTAVDLLHALPDLTQRGTLRIGDLDSYVRTQQDEQFDVLASDENAASIESVDAASYRALHDVLTQFYRVLVVDTGNNMRASNWQAAVQSADQLVVVSTLREDTAQSAAWALDALRATGQDELVRQAVTILSFPEPKVDKDLRHRLRSHFGALTRAVVEVPHDKALVTGGPIDHAQLRPATRDAWLRATAIVADGL encoded by the coding sequence ATGACGCGCAAGAGCGGCAACGTGGCGATGGAGCCGAGTACCTCGACCGGTGCGGTCGAGGCGACGGCGGTCGGGTCGACCGCACCGACGACCGGAGCGGTCGCTGCCGCGCCGCAGGGGCCGGACCGGCCGGTCCACCTGCCGCAGATCTCCGCCGAGGTCCGCGAGGACGGAACCGGCGAGATCAGCGTCGACGGGGTCCGCGAGAGCATCGCGATGGCCGACCTCGCGGAGGCGGGTGCGGCTATCACGGGTCGGATCGCCGCCCTCGCGGCGGAGGCCGGACGCCCGCTGCCGGTCGAGGTGCGTGACCCCGACGGTCTGTGGGCGCTGCTCATCCACCCCGACGGTCGTGTCGACGAGGCCGACGAGACCGACCTGGCGGCGTTGAGCGCGCCCGTGCCGGTCGTCGACCCGGCGTGGTCGCAGCCCGACCCGCTCTCCGCCCCGACGCCCGTCGTGCCTACCGGCGCGACGCCCGCGGTCCCCACCGGCGCGACGCCCGCGGTTCCCACCGGCGCCACGCCCGCGGTTCCTCACGGCGCGCCGCCCGCGGTTCCGTCGCACGTGGACGCGGACCCGGTGCCGTCGGGGGAGCAGCCCGTCGCGCCCGAGCCCGTCGCCGCGGCGCCCACGGCCGAGTCCCGCGGCGCGGCGCGGGGCGAGACCCGGGCCGAGCGTCGTGCCGACACCGGCTCGTTGCCGACGCTCGACGACCTGCTGGCGGCCCGCCACCCCGCCCACGAGGGCCCCGCGGAGCACGGTTGGCAGCGCACCGTGCGTCGCCTGACGCTCGGCGCGGTCAAGCCGCAGCCCGGTGCCGCCGAGCGCGCGCGCCGCTCCCAGGTGGGCGCGATCCGCCGCACGTTCGACGGTCCGCGCACGGTCGTCGTGGTCAACCCCAAGGGTGGTGCCCACAAGACGACCGCGACGATGCTGCTGGCCTCGACCTTCGGCCTGGCGCGCGGGGGCTACACGCTCGCCTGGGACAACAACGAGACGCGCGGGACGCTCGGCTGGCGCTCCTCGCACGCCGACCACCAGCGCACCGCCGTCGACCTGCTGCACGCGCTGCCGGACCTCACGCAGCGCGGCACGCTGCGCATCGGCGACCTGGACTCCTACGTCCGCACGCAGCAGGACGAGCAGTTCGACGTGCTCGCGTCCGACGAGAACGCGGCGTCGATCGAGAGCGTCGACGCGGCGTCGTACCGCGCGCTGCACGACGTGCTCACGCAGTTCTACCGGGTGCTCGTCGTCGACACGGGCAACAACATGCGTGCCTCGAACTGGCAGGCCGCGGTGCAGTCGGCCGACCAGCTCGTGGTCGTCTCGACGCTGCGCGAGGACACCGCCCAGTCGGCGGCGTGGGCGCTCGACGCGCTGCGGGCCACCGGCCAGGACGAGCTGGTGCGGCAGGCCGTCACGATCCTGTCCTTCCCCGAGCCGAAGGTCGACAAGGACCTGCGGCACCGGCTGCGCTCGCACTTCGGTGCGCTGACGCGAGCCGTCGTCGAGGTGCCGCACGACAAGGCGCTCGTGACGGGCGGCCCGATCGACCACGCGCAGCTGCGGCCGGCGACGCGTGACGCGTGGTTGCGCGCCACCGCGATCGTCGCGGACGGGCTCTGA
- a CDS encoding RNA polymerase sigma factor, whose translation MPAHPEHDTDDRAAAGVPEDGPVGDGPPAGPPAGPRDAVWFERLVDDHATAVHRYVVRRVGPSDVEDLTADVLTVAWRRRGDVPEGAELPWLYRTAAYVVANHRRKSRPVLVAEVPERVDGDDPALRAVRDDTVRTVLAGMSARDREVLLLHAWEGLAGDALAAALGVGRGGADAALSRARSRLRAAFDEVGVTP comes from the coding sequence GTGCCCGCGCACCCTGAGCACGACACCGACGACCGAGCAGCCGCGGGCGTACCCGAGGACGGGCCGGTCGGCGACGGTCCACCTGCCGGTCCGCCCGCCGGGCCGCGCGACGCGGTGTGGTTCGAGCGTCTCGTGGACGACCACGCGACCGCGGTGCACCGGTACGTCGTACGCCGGGTCGGACCGTCGGACGTCGAGGACCTCACGGCCGACGTCCTGACCGTCGCGTGGCGCCGCCGCGGGGACGTCCCGGAGGGCGCCGAGCTGCCGTGGCTGTACCGGACCGCGGCCTACGTCGTGGCGAACCACCGCCGCAAGAGCCGACCCGTGCTGGTCGCGGAGGTGCCGGAGCGGGTCGACGGCGACGACCCGGCGCTGCGGGCGGTCCGCGACGACACGGTGCGGACCGTGCTGGCCGGGATGTCGGCCCGCGACCGGGAGGTCCTGCTGCTGCACGCGTGGGAGGGCCTGGCGGGCGACGCGCTCGCGGCGGCGCTCGGTGTCGGACGGGGAGGTGCGGACGCGGCGCTGTCCCGCGCACGGTCGCGGCTGCGCGCGGCGTTCGACGAGGTGGGCGTCACCCCCTGA
- a CDS encoding 5'-3' exonuclease: MTATAGPAGRLLLLDSASLYFRAFFGVPESVRAPDGTPVNAVRGLLEMIARLVADRHPTRLVACWDEDWRPAFRVEAVPSYKAHRVAREVPGTTGEEEVPDALSAQVPVIVEVLAALGIARVGAPGYEADDVIGTLVAREAARPAGTRAAVDVVTGDRDLFQLVDDDVPVRVLYPVKGVKEMLVVDQGVLVERYAVPTGRAYADMAVLRGDPSDGLPGVPGIGEKTAAALLRRYGSLEGVLAARDAGDKGLTATQRTRLTEAADYLAVAPRVVTVAPDAPVTDVDDRLPTVPADPDALVALAERWGLSSSVRRIVDVLTDAADG; this comes from the coding sequence ATGACCGCCACCGCCGGCCCCGCCGGGCGTCTGCTGCTGCTCGACTCCGCGTCCCTGTACTTCCGGGCGTTCTTCGGGGTGCCGGAGTCCGTGCGCGCGCCCGACGGCACACCCGTCAACGCGGTGCGCGGGCTGCTCGAGATGATCGCCCGGCTCGTCGCCGACCGGCACCCCACGCGCCTCGTCGCGTGCTGGGACGAGGACTGGCGTCCTGCGTTCCGCGTCGAGGCCGTGCCGTCGTACAAGGCTCACCGGGTCGCGCGTGAGGTCCCCGGCACGACAGGCGAGGAGGAGGTCCCCGACGCGCTGAGCGCGCAGGTGCCGGTCATCGTCGAGGTGCTCGCCGCCCTCGGCATCGCGCGCGTGGGAGCGCCGGGGTACGAGGCGGACGACGTCATCGGCACGCTGGTCGCGCGGGAGGCTGCGCGTCCGGCGGGTACGCGCGCTGCCGTCGACGTCGTGACCGGCGACCGGGACCTGTTCCAGCTGGTCGACGACGACGTGCCGGTGCGCGTCCTGTACCCCGTCAAGGGGGTGAAGGAGATGCTGGTCGTCGACCAGGGCGTCCTCGTGGAGCGCTACGCGGTACCCACCGGGCGCGCGTACGCCGACATGGCGGTCCTGCGCGGGGACCCGAGCGACGGCCTGCCCGGCGTGCCGGGCATCGGGGAGAAGACCGCGGCGGCACTGCTGCGACGGTACGGCTCGCTCGAGGGCGTCCTGGCGGCGCGCGACGCGGGTGACAAGGGACTGACCGCCACGCAGCGCACCCGCCTGACCGAGGCGGCCGACTACCTGGCGGTCGCGCCCCGGGTCGTCACCGTCGCGCCCGACGCCCCGGTCACGGACGTGGACGACCGGCTGCCCACCGTGCCGGCGGACCCCGACGCGCTCGTCGCCCTGGCGGAGCGCTGGGGCCTGTCCTCGAGCGTCCGGCGGATCGTCGACGTGCTCACCGACGCCGCCGACGGGTGA